A portion of the Collinsella aerofaciens genome contains these proteins:
- a CDS encoding DivIVA domain-containing protein, giving the protein MAITPADIQAQTFSEAKRGYDPAEVDVFLETLSSEVDAMLAKIVDLKGRLTATEQQLADAQAQLAQAQDATAQAVPAAPVAAPAPDFSAQERQISAALIAAQQTAETIVNDANENAERIRNEADAKAREVIRQALTEKQAELEEIDRLKASREEFKAEYLKLIQHFMDDAQNSFPADLMASTPVGSAASPAVTVPAEPLPVADPVVPVADPFAPIDNFAADDLD; this is encoded by the coding sequence ATGGCTATTACCCCTGCAGACATCCAGGCTCAGACTTTCTCTGAGGCCAAGCGTGGCTACGATCCTGCCGAGGTCGACGTCTTCTTGGAGACGCTGTCCTCCGAGGTTGACGCTATGCTCGCTAAGATCGTCGACCTTAAGGGTCGTCTGACTGCTACCGAGCAGCAGCTTGCCGATGCCCAGGCTCAGCTTGCCCAGGCTCAGGATGCCACCGCCCAGGCCGTTCCTGCCGCCCCCGTGGCTGCTCCCGCCCCTGACTTCTCCGCTCAGGAGCGCCAGATTTCCGCTGCCCTGATCGCTGCCCAGCAGACCGCTGAGACTATCGTCAACGATGCCAACGAGAACGCTGAGCGTATCCGCAACGAGGCTGACGCCAAGGCCCGCGAGGTTATCCGCCAGGCTCTGACCGAGAAGCAGGCCGAGCTCGAGGAAATCGATCGTCTCAAGGCTTCCCGCGAGGAGTTCAAGGCCGAGTACCTCAAGCTCATCCAGCACTTCATGGATGATGCCCAGAACTCCTTCCCGGCCGACCTCATGGCCTCCACGCCGGTCGGTTCTGCCGCTTCTCCTGCGGTGACTGTTCCCGCCGAGCCGCTGCCCGTCGCTGACCCGGTTGTCCCCGTGGCCGATCCTTTCGCCCCGATCGACAACTTTGCCGCCGACGATCTGGACTAA
- a CDS encoding cell division protein FtsQ/DivIB, which yields MGGVLAVLAVLVVVAIVVINSGLFTATDIQIQGSEHVTKHDAIQLIDLPEGTSLFNVDPDQITEDLKQNPWVSGVDVQRQFPHTLIITPTERKVIAIAYISSDDLAWAIGDDDTWIAPLSTSVEVDDQGNVITTGQGSNTLTGIDAALALAKHYGAVLLTDVSADVAPVSGQAVNSKAVKAGLDYVRGFSSEFLGQVKDISTPSVEAISANLNNGIEVSLGDSDDIAKKERVVTKLLSQVEGVTYINVRSPGNYTFRNAPTS from the coding sequence GTGGGCGGCGTTCTGGCCGTCTTGGCCGTGCTCGTCGTCGTTGCCATCGTGGTGATCAACTCTGGATTGTTTACCGCCACTGATATTCAGATTCAAGGCAGCGAGCATGTGACGAAGCACGATGCTATCCAGCTGATCGACTTGCCCGAGGGAACGTCGCTTTTTAACGTCGATCCCGACCAGATTACCGAGGATCTCAAGCAGAACCCGTGGGTCTCGGGCGTGGATGTCCAGCGCCAGTTTCCCCATACGCTTATCATCACGCCGACGGAGCGTAAAGTTATCGCCATTGCGTATATCAGCTCCGATGACCTTGCCTGGGCTATCGGAGACGATGACACCTGGATTGCCCCGCTGTCGACGTCGGTCGAAGTGGACGACCAGGGCAACGTCATCACGACAGGGCAGGGCTCAAATACCTTGACCGGAATCGATGCCGCGCTGGCGCTCGCCAAGCATTATGGCGCGGTGTTGTTGACTGATGTCTCGGCGGATGTCGCTCCGGTTTCCGGCCAGGCGGTGAACTCCAAAGCCGTTAAGGCCGGCTTGGATTATGTGCGTGGTTTTTCGAGCGAGTTCTTGGGACAAGTCAAGGATATTTCCACGCCTTCGGTCGAAGCCATCTCGGCAAACCTCAATAACGGCATTGAGGTGTCGCTGGGCGATTCGGACGATATCGCCAAGAAAGAACGCGTAGTCACTAAGTTGCTTTCGCAGGTAGAGGGCGTAACGTATATCAATGTGCGCTCTCCGGGCAACTACACATTTAGGAATGCTCCGACCTCGTAG
- the pstB gene encoding phosphate ABC transporter ATP-binding protein PstB: protein MSVYQSAPTLEQAAITAKDFNFWYGDFHALTGLDLNIAKNAITSFIGPSGCGKSTFLRCINRMNDLIEGTRVEGAMTLDGNDIYAEGVDPVDLRRRVGMIFQQPNPFPKSIYENVAFGPRLQGVTSKSDLDDIVEESLKRANLWKEVSNQLNKDGLALSGGQQQRLCIARVLAVQPDVLLMDEPCSAIDPTSVSKVEDLMAELAPEMTIIIVTHSMQQAARISDYTAFFLQEVAGEPATLIEYGQTDAIFTSPVDSRTEDYITGRFG, encoded by the coding sequence ATGTCCGTTTATCAGTCCGCTCCCACGCTGGAGCAAGCGGCCATTACGGCCAAGGATTTCAACTTTTGGTACGGTGACTTTCATGCGCTGACGGGGCTTGACCTCAACATCGCCAAAAACGCCATCACCTCCTTCATTGGCCCTTCGGGCTGCGGCAAGTCGACGTTTTTGCGCTGCATCAACCGCATGAATGATCTGATCGAGGGTACGCGCGTCGAGGGCGCCATGACGCTCGACGGCAATGATATCTATGCCGAGGGCGTCGACCCGGTCGATCTCCGTCGTCGCGTGGGCATGATCTTTCAGCAGCCCAACCCGTTTCCCAAATCCATCTACGAGAATGTCGCCTTTGGCCCTCGTCTGCAGGGCGTGACTAGCAAAAGCGACCTCGATGACATCGTGGAAGAATCGCTCAAGCGCGCCAACCTCTGGAAAGAGGTATCCAATCAGCTCAACAAGGATGGTTTGGCGCTCTCGGGCGGTCAGCAGCAGCGTCTGTGCATCGCGCGCGTGCTTGCGGTGCAACCCGATGTCCTCCTGATGGACGAGCCCTGCTCCGCCATCGATCCCACATCCGTCTCTAAGGTCGAGGATCTGATGGCCGAGCTGGCGCCCGAGATGACGATCATCATCGTCACGCATTCAATGCAGCAGGCAGCTCGTATCAGCGACTACACCGCATTCTTCTTGCAGGAAGTTGCCGGCGAGCCCGCCACGCTCATCGAGTATGGTCAAACCGACGCGATCTTCACCAGCCCGGTGGACTCGCGGACGGAAGACTATATCACCGGCCGCTTTGGCTGA
- a CDS encoding polyphenol oxidase family protein produces MAARADNVSRVDHDGVTLVEGATSDVRFAFTERTGGVSEDAYSSLNLGSHVGDDPFAVQENRRRALEAMGATECEHNLLVPNQVHGDHIVTVTSNGADDLEDVREQIAEGCDAIVCTAHDVPVLLCFADCVPVVLVAPGGFAVVHSGWKGTIARISAKACRALCDAAGCDASDVSAYIGPHILADEYEVSQELMDRFAVEFSCIDASASRMLDLSAAICEALVDAGVDADNIVDTQLSTVRQNDRFYSYRNEDGTCGRHAAIGVML; encoded by the coding sequence ATGGCAGCACGTGCGGACAACGTTTCGCGTGTCGACCATGATGGAGTTACGTTGGTGGAGGGCGCGACATCCGATGTCCGCTTTGCCTTTACCGAGCGCACCGGTGGCGTTTCTGAAGATGCGTACTCCTCGCTCAACCTGGGCTCGCATGTAGGCGATGACCCCTTTGCTGTTCAAGAAAATCGTCGTCGAGCGCTCGAAGCTATGGGCGCCACTGAGTGCGAGCATAATCTGCTCGTGCCCAATCAGGTACATGGTGACCATATCGTTACGGTGACTTCGAACGGCGCCGATGACCTTGAGGACGTTCGCGAGCAGATTGCCGAGGGCTGCGATGCCATCGTCTGTACGGCCCATGACGTGCCCGTGCTGCTCTGCTTTGCCGACTGCGTTCCCGTGGTGCTGGTGGCCCCCGGCGGATTTGCCGTGGTGCACTCCGGTTGGAAGGGCACGATTGCACGTATTTCTGCCAAGGCGTGCCGGGCGCTTTGCGATGCTGCCGGCTGCGATGCGAGCGACGTTTCCGCCTATATCGGCCCCCATATCTTGGCTGACGAATATGAGGTATCCCAGGAACTCATGGATCGCTTTGCCGTCGAGTTCTCTTGCATCGATGCGAGTGCCTCTCGCATGCTCGATCTTTCCGCTGCCATTTGTGAGGCGCTGGTAGATGCCGGTGTGGACGCGGATAATATCGTGGATACCCAGCTTTCGACTGTGCGTCAGAACGACCGCTTTTATTCCTACCGTAACGAGGACGGCACCTGTGGGCGCCATGCTGCGATCGGCGTGATGCTATGA
- a CDS encoding phosphate ABC transporter substrate-binding protein: MRKIVSVLSAAVLTLTLCACSSGSSTSSITVAGSTTCLPIAEIAAEGFKEETGIDVLVSGLGSSAGIEAVSAGTADIASSSRGLNADEQDLGLTPIVIAHDGIAVIVNDDNPVDNLSTEQLRDIYAGKITNWKEVGGEDLKIQVINRDEASGTREAFRTIVMDGTPFDRRSAVLSGTGQVRDVVSRSRGAIGYISLGFVDSLNAKTSVKAVSVNHVEASEKTVASGGYPISRDLYFFVKGAPSQQAQDYIDYVTSEKMDKQIREAGFIPVTNDEKGSE, translated from the coding sequence ATGAGAAAGATCGTATCGGTCCTGAGCGCCGCTGTGCTTACGCTTACGCTGTGCGCCTGTTCTTCGGGATCTTCTACCTCTTCCATTACCGTGGCCGGCTCCACGACCTGTCTTCCTATCGCCGAGATTGCGGCGGAGGGCTTTAAGGAGGAGACCGGCATCGACGTGCTCGTTTCCGGTTTGGGTTCTTCCGCTGGCATCGAGGCCGTCAGCGCCGGCACGGCCGATATCGCCAGCTCCTCCCGTGGACTCAATGCCGACGAACAGGATCTGGGCCTGACTCCTATCGTCATTGCCCACGACGGTATCGCGGTCATCGTGAACGACGATAACCCGGTCGATAACCTCTCGACCGAGCAGCTCCGCGATATTTACGCCGGTAAGATCACCAACTGGAAGGAAGTCGGCGGAGAGGACCTGAAGATCCAGGTCATCAACCGAGACGAGGCGTCCGGCACGCGCGAGGCCTTCCGCACCATCGTGATGGACGGCACCCCGTTCGATCGCCGCTCGGCCGTTCTTTCGGGCACGGGCCAGGTGCGCGACGTGGTATCTCGTTCGCGCGGGGCTATCGGCTACATTTCACTGGGCTTCGTCGATAGCCTCAACGCCAAGACCTCGGTCAAGGCCGTCTCGGTCAATCATGTTGAGGCGTCCGAGAAGACGGTCGCGAGCGGCGGCTATCCCATCTCGCGCGACCTTTACTTCTTTGTGAAGGGTGCGCCTTCGCAGCAGGCGCAGGATTACATCGACTACGTGACGTCCGAGAAAATGGACAAGCAGATTCGCGAGGCGGGCTTTATCCCCGTCACCAACGACGAGAAGGGGAGTGAGTAG
- the pstA gene encoding phosphate ABC transporter permease PstA translates to MSDSVDTTVDTTSSRERIKRALSHGKKGRINKDLSNKIMLGVFRAAAYITTLVLVAIIAYVVINGLPHISLDFIFGWPQGVNAEGGIWPTIVSTVYVTALAMLICTPIAVLAAVYLAEYAKQGKVVELIRYAADALASVPSIVMGLFGYALFVEAMGLGLSMVSAALALALLMLPIVMRTTEEAIRAVPRYIRWGAYGLGATKWQVVSKIVLPSAFGRIATGIVLAIGRAIGETAVVLYTMGQAINLPISPLDSGRPMTVHLYLLANDGINMNAAYGTALLLMVIILAFNLFARFLSRKRR, encoded by the coding sequence ATGTCCGATTCCGTTGACACGACGGTCGATACGACCTCGTCGCGCGAGCGCATCAAGCGTGCCCTTTCCCACGGCAAGAAGGGCCGCATCAACAAGGACCTGTCCAACAAGATCATGCTTGGCGTGTTTCGTGCCGCGGCATACATCACCACACTGGTGCTGGTCGCTATCATCGCCTACGTGGTCATTAACGGCCTGCCGCATATCTCGCTCGACTTTATCTTCGGTTGGCCCCAGGGCGTCAACGCCGAGGGCGGAATTTGGCCCACGATCGTCTCGACCGTCTATGTGACGGCGCTCGCCATGCTTATCTGCACGCCGATCGCTGTGCTGGCAGCCGTCTATCTGGCCGAGTACGCCAAGCAGGGCAAGGTCGTCGAGCTCATTCGCTACGCTGCTGACGCTTTGGCCTCGGTGCCCTCCATCGTTATGGGCCTGTTTGGCTACGCCTTGTTTGTCGAGGCCATGGGTCTGGGCCTTTCGATGGTCTCGGCCGCTCTGGCACTCGCGCTCTTGATGCTTCCCATCGTCATGCGCACCACCGAAGAGGCCATTCGCGCCGTTCCGCGCTATATCCGTTGGGGCGCGTACGGCCTGGGCGCCACCAAGTGGCAGGTCGTCTCCAAGATCGTGCTTCCTTCTGCCTTTGGTCGTATTGCCACGGGCATCGTCCTCGCCATCGGCCGTGCCATTGGCGAGACCGCGGTGGTGCTCTACACCATGGGCCAAGCCATCAATCTACCTATTTCGCCGCTCGATTCCGGCCGCCCCATGACGGTTCACCTGTACCTGCTTGCAAACGACGGCATCAACATGAACGCAGCCTACGGCACCGCGCTCTTGCTGATGGTGATCATTCTGGCCTTCAACCTGTTTGCGCGCTTCCTGTCGCGCAAGCGTCGCTAG
- a CDS encoding YggT family protein has product MFNFYSTLIVVYCFMTWIPMKQGGLLQDIAAVLDSVCGPWLNLFRRFIPPMGGIDFSPVVAIIALQLVQRLVLQLLIGILV; this is encoded by the coding sequence CTGTTCAACTTCTATTCCACGCTCATTGTCGTCTACTGCTTTATGACGTGGATTCCCATGAAGCAGGGCGGTTTGCTTCAGGATATTGCCGCGGTGCTTGATAGCGTGTGCGGTCCGTGGCTCAACCTGTTCCGTCGTTTCATCCCGCCGATGGGCGGTATCGATTTTTCGCCGGTCGTTGCGATTATTGCGTTGCAGTTGGTGCAGAGGCTGGTTCTGCAGCTTCTTATAGGTATACTCGTATAG
- a CDS encoding cell division protein SepF, translated as MGFLDEIKNKMHLGGQQGYDQGYGQDDDYGYDDGYDDGYQGNGYSGASGEGFYTQDEPSNGLLGQTRRGEAESVAVYTRSGQLVGDDSRHATTYNPPSRSQDSVASGYRPGAYDTPSSYAENTRARAAAAPAPAPSDASAYASNIINATPQLPAYVLRPESYDDVETVVRRVRTKQPVALIFVGVRTEVAKRVLDFSYGFACGLGATVKEVGDRVFMVLPAGCEVKDSDLKKLRADGYLK; from the coding sequence ATGGGCTTCCTTGACGAGATTAAAAATAAGATGCACCTGGGCGGCCAGCAGGGTTACGACCAGGGTTATGGCCAGGACGACGACTACGGCTACGATGACGGCTATGACGATGGTTATCAGGGCAACGGCTACAGCGGTGCTTCGGGCGAGGGCTTCTACACCCAAGACGAGCCGAGCAACGGCCTGCTTGGTCAGACGCGCCGCGGTGAAGCTGAGTCGGTTGCCGTGTATACGCGCTCCGGTCAGCTGGTCGGCGATGACTCCCGCCATGCCACGACGTATAACCCGCCTTCGCGCTCGCAGGACAGCGTTGCGAGCGGTTATCGTCCTGGTGCCTATGACACGCCGTCGAGCTACGCCGAGAATACCCGCGCCCGTGCCGCCGCTGCGCCCGCGCCTGCACCGAGCGATGCCTCGGCCTATGCGAGCAACATCATCAACGCCACGCCGCAGCTGCCGGCCTATGTCCTGCGCCCCGAGAGCTATGACGACGTGGAGACCGTAGTGCGCCGCGTTCGCACCAAGCAGCCTGTCGCACTGATTTTTGTGGGCGTACGCACCGAAGTCGCTAAGCGCGTCTTGGACTTCTCTTACGGCTTTGCCTGCGGTCTGGGTGCCACGGTCAAGGAGGTGGGCGACCGCGTGTTCATGGTGCTGCCCGCCGGCTGCGAGGTCAAAGATTCCGATCTCAAGAAGCTTCGTGCCGACGGCTACCTTAAGTAA
- the murB gene encoding UDP-N-acetylmuramate dehydrogenase yields MGLFNAVMALSGMIDTDVIEDERLARHTSYRIGGKADLFVTCHSYHALRRAVAVLDREQVPWVIIGKGSNLLVADGGYRGAVISLGREFQRTVVADDGCTLTVGAGVMFARLVNDALSRSLSGLEFAVGIPGSVGGAISMNAGTRTEWIGSLVEDVVTFDPASGIKHYAGSEITWGYRECSLPRNEIILECVLKLKPAPKADIRERMERYLTRRKRTQPMGRASCGSVFRNPPDASVGKLIEDCGLKGFSIGGAEVSPVHANFIVNNGTASADDVAAVIRHVHGKVREAYGIELRPEVKFLGF; encoded by the coding sequence ATGGGTCTGTTTAACGCCGTCATGGCGCTCTCGGGCATGATCGACACGGATGTGATCGAGGACGAGCGCCTTGCGCGTCATACGAGCTATCGTATCGGCGGCAAGGCCGACCTCTTTGTGACGTGCCATAGCTATCATGCCCTCCGCCGCGCCGTGGCGGTGCTCGATCGCGAGCAGGTGCCGTGGGTCATCATCGGCAAGGGCTCCAATCTGCTGGTTGCCGATGGCGGTTATCGCGGTGCCGTCATTTCGCTCGGACGTGAGTTTCAGCGCACGGTTGTTGCCGATGACGGTTGTACGCTGACGGTCGGTGCGGGCGTGATGTTTGCGCGCCTGGTCAACGATGCCCTGTCGCGTAGCCTCTCGGGCCTTGAGTTTGCCGTTGGCATCCCTGGTTCGGTCGGCGGTGCGATATCTATGAATGCCGGCACACGGACCGAGTGGATTGGCTCGCTGGTTGAGGATGTCGTAACGTTTGACCCGGCATCCGGTATCAAGCATTATGCGGGGTCCGAGATCACTTGGGGCTACCGCGAATGTAGCCTTCCGCGCAATGAGATCATCCTCGAGTGCGTGCTCAAGCTTAAACCGGCGCCCAAGGCCGACATTCGCGAGCGCATGGAGCGGTACCTTACGAGGCGCAAGCGTACGCAGCCCATGGGTCGCGCATCCTGCGGGTCGGTCTTTCGCAATCCGCCCGATGCGAGTGTGGGCAAGCTTATCGAGGATTGTGGATTAAAGGGTTTTTCGATTGGCGGCGCGGAAGTTTCGCCCGTTCACGCTAATTTTATCGTTAATAACGGAACTGCCTCGGCCGATGACGTTGCCGCGGTTATCAGACATGTGCACGGAAAGGTGAGGGAGGCGTATGGCATCGAGCTCAGACCGGAAGTTAAATTCCTCGGCTTCTAG
- a CDS encoding phosphate signaling complex PhoU family protein, producing MRKLFSRQLVEARHEMLSIYEAVDLALHDAVKAYVTDDRKLATKTKKRTLSIDARCANLEAVCYNLIATQSPVASDFRLLQTIIYVDFNLQRMTDKVRQICRATRHMIKADISLPKELVGTVEAEAEAVYQVLGSSLSALVTNDMSIICNLAVEDEPVHAAYEKFFRTFNRMDTGDFMDDDSNYDDLRRAIMVSRYLDRIASISIDAACRLTFLLTGQRMNAGDIARVDEDELESMRVPSGEGVIMRPAVDARYVAKVPVNEVSEGLRYLLDHLEDEDDGEDDEE from the coding sequence ATGCGCAAACTGTTTTCCCGTCAGCTCGTCGAGGCCCGTCACGAGATGCTGAGCATCTATGAGGCCGTCGATCTGGCTCTCCACGATGCCGTGAAGGCCTATGTGACCGACGACCGCAAGCTCGCCACCAAGACCAAGAAACGAACGCTTTCGATTGACGCGCGCTGCGCCAACCTGGAGGCCGTCTGCTACAACCTGATCGCCACGCAGTCACCGGTCGCCTCCGACTTCCGCCTGCTTCAGACGATCATCTACGTTGACTTTAACCTGCAGCGCATGACCGATAAGGTCCGTCAGATCTGCCGTGCCACGCGTCATATGATCAAGGCCGACATCTCGCTGCCAAAGGAGCTTGTCGGCACGGTCGAGGCCGAGGCTGAGGCCGTCTACCAGGTGCTGGGCTCTTCGCTTTCTGCGCTCGTCACCAATGACATGTCCATCATCTGCAACCTGGCCGTCGAGGACGAGCCGGTGCACGCCGCCTACGAGAAGTTCTTCCGCACCTTTAACCGTATGGATACAGGCGACTTTATGGACGACGATAGCAACTATGACGACCTGCGCCGCGCCATCATGGTTTCGCGCTACCTCGATCGCATCGCTTCGATTTCCATCGATGCCGCTTGCCGTCTGACCTTCCTGTTGACTGGTCAGCGTATGAACGCCGGCGATATCGCCCGTGTGGACGAGGATGAGCTCGAGAGCATGCGCGTGCCTTCGGGCGAGGGTGTTATCATGAGGCCCGCCGTCGACGCGCGCTACGTTGCCAAGGTGCCCGTTAACGAGGTCAGCGAGGGTCTTCGCTACCTGCTCGATCATCTTGAGGACGAGGACGATGGCGAGGACGACGAGGAGTAA
- the ftsZ gene encoding cell division protein FtsZ, which yields MHETEINNYLAVIKVVGVGGGGTNAVNRMIEEGIRGVEFVAINTDAQALAISDADIKVHIGTDLTRGLGAGANPEVGRKAADESRDDIAEALAGADMVFITCGEGGGTGTGAAPIVADIAMNEVGALTVAVVTKPFTFEGRKRKKSAEEGIKTLSDCVDTMIVIPNDKLLDIAEKKTTMLEAFAIADGVLSQGTQGITDLITVPGIINLDFADVKTIMKQAGTAMMGIGTSSGDTRAVDAAQQAISSPLLESSIDGATRVLLSIAGSKDLGIQEISDAADVVANAVDPEANIIFGTVVDESLGDQVRITVIATGFSDSNVNRQDELFAAQQSQSKAAASAEPQRTAPAASPAQAAPTRNVGGTELPNFGNDQFELPDFLKRGSF from the coding sequence ATGCACGAGACAGAGATCAACAACTACCTTGCCGTCATTAAGGTGGTCGGCGTCGGCGGCGGCGGTACCAACGCGGTCAATCGAATGATCGAAGAGGGCATCCGCGGCGTCGAGTTTGTTGCCATCAACACCGATGCTCAGGCGCTCGCGATCTCTGATGCCGATATCAAGGTGCACATCGGCACCGACCTTACCCGCGGCCTGGGCGCCGGCGCCAACCCCGAGGTTGGCCGCAAGGCTGCCGATGAGTCCCGCGACGACATTGCCGAGGCGCTCGCTGGCGCCGACATGGTGTTTATCACCTGCGGTGAGGGCGGTGGCACCGGTACCGGCGCTGCTCCCATCGTTGCCGATATCGCGATGAACGAGGTCGGCGCACTGACCGTCGCCGTCGTGACCAAGCCCTTCACCTTCGAGGGCCGCAAGCGCAAGAAGAGCGCCGAGGAGGGCATCAAGACCCTCTCCGATTGCGTCGACACCATGATCGTCATCCCTAACGATAAGCTGCTCGACATCGCCGAGAAGAAGACCACCATGCTCGAGGCCTTCGCGATTGCCGATGGCGTCCTTTCCCAGGGCACCCAGGGCATTACCGACCTCATCACCGTCCCCGGTATCATCAACCTGGACTTCGCCGATGTTAAGACCATCATGAAGCAGGCCGGTACCGCCATGATGGGTATCGGTACCTCTTCTGGGGATACTCGTGCCGTCGACGCTGCCCAGCAGGCCATCTCCAGCCCGCTGCTCGAGAGCTCCATCGATGGTGCCACGCGCGTGCTGCTCTCCATCGCTGGTTCCAAGGACCTGGGCATCCAGGAGATCAGCGACGCCGCCGACGTTGTCGCCAACGCCGTCGACCCCGAGGCGAACATCATCTTCGGTACCGTTGTCGACGAGTCCCTGGGCGATCAGGTGCGTATCACCGTCATCGCTACGGGCTTCTCCGATTCCAACGTCAACCGTCAGGACGAGCTCTTTGCTGCCCAGCAGTCTCAGAGCAAGGCGGCTGCCTCCGCTGAGCCGCAGCGCACCGCTCCGGCTGCCAGCCCGGCTCAGGCCGCTCCGACCCGCAACGTCGGTGGTACCGAGCTGCCCAACTTTGGCAACGACCAGTTCGAGCTTCCCGACTTCCTGAAGCGCGGTAGCTTCTAG
- the pstC gene encoding phosphate ABC transporter permease subunit PstC, with protein sequence MEAQENSQTGQNVQTPKKRELALVSRSTYIKEKALQWIFFACAFLAVVTVILIFVFTTYSALPVFTDIGLADFFSFTWAPSEGHYGIVSLLAGSGLVTVGALAMGVPLGVGTAVYLVEIAGKRVRKLISPAVDLLAGIPSIIYGFFGMIIIRPFIAQLTGGLGFGALTAWFVLAIMIVPTITTLTIDALNSIPMGIREASYAMGATKWQTIYKVVLPAAKLGIVDAIVLGMGRAIGETMAVLMVVGNAPVIPDSIASPISTLTSQIALDMSYSSGLHRSALFGMGVVLFIISATLVGIVRLISKKKRG encoded by the coding sequence ATGGAAGCACAGGAAAACTCCCAGACTGGGCAGAATGTTCAGACGCCCAAGAAGCGCGAGCTGGCGCTCGTTTCGCGCAGCACCTATATCAAGGAGAAGGCGCTGCAGTGGATCTTCTTTGCCTGCGCGTTCTTGGCGGTTGTTACCGTCATCCTGATTTTTGTCTTTACCACGTACTCGGCGCTGCCCGTCTTTACCGACATCGGCCTGGCGGACTTCTTCAGCTTTACGTGGGCGCCCTCTGAGGGCCACTACGGCATCGTGTCGCTGCTTGCCGGCTCGGGTCTGGTGACCGTCGGTGCGCTCGCCATGGGCGTGCCGCTAGGTGTGGGTACGGCCGTGTACCTGGTCGAGATCGCCGGCAAGCGCGTGCGCAAGCTCATCAGCCCTGCCGTTGACCTGTTGGCCGGCATCCCTTCTATCATCTATGGCTTCTTTGGCATGATCATCATCCGTCCGTTTATCGCGCAACTGACCGGTGGTCTTGGTTTTGGTGCGCTGACGGCGTGGTTCGTGCTTGCCATCATGATCGTCCCTACCATCACCACGCTCACCATCGATGCTCTCAATTCCATTCCCATGGGCATTCGCGAGGCATCGTATGCTATGGGTGCTACTAAGTGGCAGACCATCTATAAGGTCGTGCTACCTGCCGCCAAGCTGGGTATCGTGGATGCCATCGTGCTGGGTATGGGTCGCGCCATCGGCGAGACCATGGCCGTGCTCATGGTCGTGGGTAACGCCCCGGTTATTCCCGACAGCATCGCGAGCCCCATCTCGACGCTCACGAGCCAGATCGCGCTCGACATGAGCTATTCCTCGGGTCTGCACCGCTCGGCGCTGTTCGGTATGGGCGTGGTCCTGTTTATCATCTCCGCCACGCTGGTGGGCATCGTCCGTCTGATTTCCAAGAAAAAGAGGGGGTAG
- a CDS encoding YggS family pyridoxal phosphate-dependent enzyme, translating into MDNYLDLMRARREQILERFYAALDHAGRPHDAARLIAVSKTVGVDETVAAIQAGYRHFAENRPQELVRKLTGLAEHPELPEVRFDMIGNLQTNKINAVLGSAELIHSVGSLHLAQAISSRAVRKIEAGELAGPQRVLIEVNVSGEESKGGFSPDEIRAAAGELAELEGICVQGLMTMAPRGNKDVARRTFAGLRELRDELETAHPDLNLPELSCGMSEDFEPALEEGSTLVRLGRVVFSPEFAVK; encoded by the coding sequence ATGGATAACTATTTGGACTTGATGCGCGCTCGCCGCGAGCAGATTCTGGAACGTTTTTATGCGGCGCTCGATCACGCGGGCCGCCCCCACGACGCCGCGCGCCTCATTGCCGTGTCCAAGACCGTTGGTGTCGATGAGACCGTTGCTGCCATCCAGGCGGGGTATCGCCATTTTGCCGAGAACCGCCCGCAGGAGCTGGTTCGCAAGCTCACGGGTCTGGCGGAGCATCCGGAGCTGCCCGAGGTGCGCTTCGATATGATCGGCAACCTGCAGACCAATAAGATCAATGCGGTACTGGGCTCAGCCGAGCTGATTCACTCGGTGGGTTCGCTGCATCTGGCGCAGGCGATCTCGAGCCGTGCTGTCCGCAAGATTGAGGCAGGCGAGCTCGCCGGCCCCCAGCGTGTGCTCATTGAGGTCAATGTGAGTGGTGAGGAGTCGAAGGGAGGCTTTTCGCCCGATGAGATTCGCGCCGCCGCGGGTGAGCTTGCGGAGCTTGAGGGAATTTGCGTGCAGGGGCTTATGACTATGGCGCCCCGGGGGAATAAGGATGTGGCACGCCGCACCTTTGCGGGGCTTCGTGAGCTGAGGGATGAGCTGGAGACGGCACATCCCGATTTGAACCTGCCTGAGCTTTCCTGCGGCATGAGCGAGGACTTTGAGCCTGCCCTTGAGGAGGGCTCTACGCTCGTTCGCCTGGGCAGGGTAGTATTTAGCCCGGAGTTTGCAGTAAAATAA